From the genome of Brevibacterium sp. JSBI002, one region includes:
- a CDS encoding FAD-dependent oxidoreductase, producing the protein MTADPSTGTPAPTTGATDASADPLLQPFELGRLTLRNRIVSTSHEPAYTELGMPKDRYRLYHREKARGGVGLTMIGGSAIVSKDSPAAFGNIDLSTDEVVPWLSAIAGDCHDEGAAIMIQATHLGHRSSNFAGDWLPLVSASRTREAAHRSFTKALEDFDMDRIVADFASAAERVAAAGFDGLEVMHAGHLLDSFLAPWLNDRDDEYSGELKNLIKFPMRIIDAVRASVPNDFVLGIRMAVDERREDGMDEARATEILRTYTDHGIDFLNLNVGMINSDRQLAEAIPGMGTPSAPWLETCRRIREAIDIPVLHAARISDAATARFAIADGCLDLVGMTRAQLADPHLARKVAEGREDDIRPCVGANMCLDSIYTSGSATCIHNPATGREADLPQEVPHDVTTGPKHVVIIGAGPAGLEAARVAAVRGHRVTLLEAEDAPGGQVRIAARSQRRRDLIGIIDWRVQQCRKHGVDLRLNTFAEADDILGLDPDVVIVATGGVPDAGYPFREQGPSFDVWDVMDDRLKSKQRVLVFDDHGFYPALDAVERLARAGQQVTYVSPERTIGIDVGSMNSPAYLQVFSEFGVEVRLGERLAKKPRIEGKKIVAMLRNDYSDRETEVVTDAVVVDFGTTPNDEVYFELKSQSSNHGATDLEAWVHGRPQPEYAGVTTTRPDATAVAEPTTTSATTSAEVGHPFTLYRIGDAVASRNVHAAVLEGLRVGMGL; encoded by the coding sequence ATGACCGCCGACCCCTCAACCGGCACACCCGCACCGACCACGGGTGCGACCGACGCGTCCGCCGATCCGCTGCTCCAGCCCTTCGAGCTCGGCAGACTCACGCTGCGCAACCGCATCGTCTCGACCTCGCACGAGCCCGCGTACACCGAACTCGGCATGCCGAAAGACCGCTACCGCCTCTATCACCGGGAGAAGGCCCGCGGCGGTGTCGGTCTGACGATGATCGGCGGTTCGGCCATCGTGTCGAAGGACTCCCCCGCCGCGTTCGGCAACATCGACCTGTCCACCGACGAGGTGGTTCCGTGGCTGTCCGCGATCGCCGGAGACTGCCACGACGAGGGCGCGGCGATCATGATCCAGGCGACCCACTTGGGCCACAGGTCCTCGAACTTCGCCGGCGACTGGCTGCCGTTGGTCTCGGCCTCTCGGACCCGGGAGGCTGCTCACCGGTCGTTCACCAAGGCGCTCGAGGACTTCGATATGGATCGCATCGTCGCGGACTTCGCGTCCGCCGCCGAACGCGTCGCCGCCGCCGGATTCGACGGACTCGAGGTCATGCACGCCGGTCACCTGCTCGATTCCTTCCTCGCCCCGTGGCTCAACGACCGCGACGACGAGTACTCCGGCGAACTGAAGAATCTCATCAAGTTCCCGATGCGCATCATCGACGCCGTGCGTGCATCAGTTCCCAACGACTTCGTCCTCGGCATCCGCATGGCCGTCGACGAGCGCCGCGAAGACGGCATGGACGAAGCGAGGGCCACCGAGATCCTCCGGACCTACACCGATCACGGCATCGACTTCCTCAACCTCAACGTCGGGATGATCAACTCGGACCGTCAGCTCGCCGAGGCGATCCCCGGCATGGGCACCCCCTCGGCCCCCTGGCTCGAGACCTGCCGTCGCATCCGCGAGGCCATCGACATCCCCGTCCTCCACGCCGCACGCATCTCCGACGCCGCGACCGCCCGGTTCGCGATCGCCGATGGCTGCCTCGACCTCGTCGGGATGACCCGGGCGCAGCTGGCCGACCCTCACCTGGCGCGCAAGGTGGCCGAAGGACGTGAGGACGATATCCGTCCCTGCGTCGGCGCCAACATGTGCCTCGACTCCATCTACACCTCCGGTTCGGCCACCTGCATCCACAATCCCGCTACCGGCCGGGAGGCCGATCTGCCGCAGGAGGTTCCCCACGACGTCACGACCGGACCCAAGCATGTCGTCATCATCGGCGCCGGTCCGGCCGGGCTCGAAGCCGCCCGTGTCGCGGCCGTGCGCGGTCACCGGGTGACCCTGCTCGAGGCCGAGGACGCCCCCGGCGGGCAGGTCCGCATCGCCGCCCGCTCGCAGCGCCGCCGCGATCTCATCGGCATCATCGACTGGCGCGTCCAGCAGTGCAGGAAGCACGGCGTCGACTTGCGACTGAACACCTTCGCCGAGGCGGACGACATCCTCGGCCTCGACCCCGACGTCGTCATCGTCGCCACCGGAGGGGTTCCCGATGCCGGATATCCCTTCCGTGAGCAGGGCCCGAGCTTCGACGTCTGGGACGTCATGGACGACCGGCTCAAGTCGAAGCAACGGGTGCTCGTCTTCGACGATCACGGGTTCTACCCGGCGCTCGACGCCGTCGAACGCTTGGCCCGAGCCGGTCAGCAGGTCACCTATGTCAGTCCCGAACGCACGATCGGCATCGACGTCGGGTCGATGAACTCCCCCGCCTATCTTCAGGTGTTCTCCGAATTCGGAGTCGAGGTCCGCCTCGGCGAGCGTTTGGCGAAGAAGCCGCGGATCGAGGGGAAGAAGATCGTGGCGATGCTGCGCAACGACTATTCGGATCGGGAGACGGAGGTCGTCACCGATGCCGTGGTCGTCGACTTCGGGACGACGCCCAACGATGAGGTCTATTTCGAGCTCAAGTCGCAGTCGTCGAACCACGGGGCCACGGATCTCGAAGCGTGGGTGCACGGACGCCCGCAGCCGGAATACGCCGGTGTGACGACCACCCGCCCTGATGCGACGGCAGTCGCGGAACCGACGACCACCTCCGCCACCACCTCCGCTGAGGTGGGGCACCCGTTCACGCTGTATCGGATCGGTGACGCCGTCGCCTCCCGCAATGTGCATGCGGCTGTGTTGGAAGGGCTGAGAGTGGGAATGGGGCTCTGA
- a CDS encoding MFS transporter, with protein MSEGHDRPAQKDKKPTRKERRAIKKQKRFEADDCIVVETKSIRTAIGGTTVGNFMEWFDFGVYGYLAVTMTSVFTEGMDRQMGLLVTLLGFAVSFLVRPLGGMVLGPLGDKIGRQKVLFFTMATMATATALIGVLPTAAQVGLWVIIPLYLLKMIQGFSTGGEYAGATTYVSEFAPDKSRGYWASWLDVGSYLGFAAGAGTVAITTVITTSINGENAMLDGGWRIPFLLAIPLGIVAIWFRLKIPETPSFESSEEAGRDVKVKDDKYARHGLIGVIRHFWKEILIGIAVVAGSQTVGYALTSFMPTYLEETVKVSNVQAAVATIPVLVIMSLCLPLIGKLSDKLGRKFVFLAAAIMTIVLIVPAFAVMQIGEMWAVVVALFMVALPAGFYIACLASTLPALFPTASRYGAMGLTFNLGVSLFGGTTPLFAQALIDVTDNSYMPAFYIMFFSVVALVAVLLMKESAHRPLPGSFPTVNTHEEAEELARTQADNPDMDIESMPIVDIDPDKAPA; from the coding sequence ATGTCAGAAGGCCACGACAGACCCGCGCAGAAAGACAAGAAGCCGACCCGCAAGGAACGGCGTGCAATAAAGAAGCAGAAGCGGTTCGAGGCCGATGACTGCATCGTCGTCGAAACCAAATCGATCCGGACCGCCATCGGCGGCACCACAGTCGGCAACTTCATGGAATGGTTCGACTTCGGTGTCTACGGCTACCTGGCCGTGACGATGACCTCCGTCTTCACCGAAGGCATGGACCGACAGATGGGTCTGCTCGTGACCCTCCTCGGCTTCGCCGTGTCCTTCCTCGTCCGCCCGCTCGGCGGCATGGTGCTCGGACCGCTGGGTGACAAGATCGGCCGCCAGAAGGTCCTGTTCTTCACGATGGCCACGATGGCCACCGCCACCGCCCTCATCGGCGTCCTGCCCACCGCGGCCCAGGTCGGCCTGTGGGTGATCATTCCTCTCTACCTGCTCAAGATGATCCAGGGCTTCTCCACCGGCGGCGAGTACGCCGGTGCCACCACCTACGTCTCCGAATTCGCTCCGGACAAGTCCCGCGGCTACTGGGCCTCGTGGCTCGATGTCGGCTCTTACCTGGGCTTCGCCGCCGGCGCCGGAACCGTGGCCATCACGACGGTGATCACCACGTCCATCAACGGCGAGAACGCCATGCTCGACGGCGGCTGGAGGATCCCGTTCCTTCTCGCCATCCCGCTCGGCATCGTCGCCATCTGGTTCCGTCTGAAGATCCCGGAGACCCCGAGCTTCGAGTCGAGCGAGGAAGCCGGCCGCGACGTCAAGGTCAAGGACGACAAGTACGCCCGCCACGGGCTCATCGGGGTCATCCGCCACTTCTGGAAAGAGATCCTCATCGGCATCGCCGTCGTCGCAGGCTCCCAGACTGTCGGCTACGCGCTGACGAGCTTCATGCCCACCTACCTGGAGGAGACCGTCAAGGTCTCGAATGTCCAGGCGGCCGTGGCCACGATTCCGGTTCTCGTCATCATGTCGCTGTGCCTGCCGCTCATCGGCAAGCTCTCCGACAAGCTGGGCCGCAAGTTCGTCTTCCTGGCAGCAGCCATCATGACGATCGTCCTCATCGTTCCCGCGTTCGCCGTCATGCAGATCGGTGAGATGTGGGCAGTGGTCGTGGCTCTGTTCATGGTCGCCCTGCCCGCCGGCTTCTACATCGCCTGCCTGGCCTCGACCCTGCCGGCGCTGTTCCCGACCGCGTCGCGCTACGGAGCGATGGGCCTGACGTTCAACCTCGGCGTCTCCCTGTTCGGCGGCACCACGCCGCTGTTCGCCCAGGCGCTCATCGATGTCACCGACAACTCGTACATGCCCGCGTTCTACATCATGTTCTTCTCGGTCGTCGCACTCGTCGCCGTGCTGCTCATGAAGGAATCGGCGCACCGGCCGCTGCCGGGCTCGTTCCCGACGGTGAACACCCACGAGGAGGCCGAAGAGCTGGCTCGCACCCAGGCCGACAACCCGGACATGGACATCGAATCCATGCCGATCGTCGACATCGATCCCGACAAGGCACCCGCCTGA
- a CDS encoding quinone oxidoreductase family protein, whose product MTSIIVNEHGGPEKYEVTDDSPAGAAGPADGQLQVSLSLAGVNFLDVVQRRGGTPVTAPFAPGVEGVGTVTAVGAGVDGFSVGDRVGWMTGGQGSFSSTALVRADKAVPLPDDIDDEIAVAALMQGITAHYLTTSTFPISAGDVVVVHAAAGGLGQMLTQIAAAKGATVIGTTSTEEKAEIARANGAAHVFGYDDFAEKIREVSSDGEGASVIFDGVGATTFEGDLKTLRTRGTLVVVGNASGPVPAVDVNTLSASGSLFLTRPTVVDHVRTPEELRSRTDEIFEWIRSGDLTVRIGDRFPLAEVAAAFTALESRATTGKIILEH is encoded by the coding sequence ATGACATCGATCATCGTCAACGAACACGGGGGACCCGAGAAGTACGAGGTCACCGACGACTCACCAGCGGGTGCCGCTGGGCCGGCCGACGGACAGCTGCAGGTCAGCCTGAGTCTGGCGGGGGTGAACTTCCTCGACGTCGTCCAGCGCCGCGGAGGAACACCGGTCACAGCACCGTTCGCCCCAGGAGTCGAAGGGGTCGGCACGGTCACCGCCGTGGGCGCCGGAGTCGACGGCTTCTCCGTCGGCGATCGCGTCGGCTGGATGACCGGTGGACAGGGCAGCTTCTCATCCACTGCCCTCGTCAGGGCGGACAAAGCCGTTCCACTGCCGGACGATATCGATGACGAGATCGCGGTTGCCGCTCTCATGCAGGGCATCACCGCCCACTACCTGACCACGAGTACCTTCCCTATCTCGGCCGGCGACGTCGTGGTCGTCCACGCCGCGGCCGGCGGGCTCGGGCAGATGCTCACGCAGATCGCCGCGGCCAAGGGCGCCACCGTGATCGGCACGACCTCGACCGAAGAGAAGGCCGAGATCGCCCGAGCCAATGGCGCCGCCCACGTCTTCGGCTACGACGACTTCGCTGAGAAGATCCGGGAGGTCTCCTCAGACGGAGAAGGAGCCTCGGTGATCTTCGACGGCGTCGGCGCGACGACCTTCGAAGGCGACCTCAAGACCCTGCGCACGCGCGGGACCCTCGTTGTCGTCGGCAATGCCAGCGGCCCCGTTCCCGCCGTCGACGTCAACACCCTCAGCGCCTCCGGCTCCCTCTTCCTCACCCGACCGACCGTCGTCGACCACGTCAGGACGCCAGAGGAGCTGCGCTCGCGCACCGACGAGATCTTCGAATGGATCCGCAGCGGAGACCTCACCGTCCGCATCGGCGACCGGTTCCCCCTCGCCGAGGTGGCCGCCGCCTTCACAGCGCTCGAATCCCGGGCGACGACCGGAAAGATCATCCTCGAACACTGA
- a CDS encoding GntR family transcriptional regulator — protein MERVRPQAESLREQALGIIRDAITSGELAEDRIYSAAGLAKQLGISLSPVREAMMALVTEGTVEAVPNRGFRLVTITEADLEEIIAIRVLLAVPAARSLAEAGSEDIVGRNQRAGEDAASGSATKAVAVTRLRGLAEATVTAVEAGDYAEFYTQDRRFHEALLEHGLGGRAAAISLRLRDQSRLYRRQDQIGAIAEDSARELPKIVDLIESGNAAEAAELVTSNLYFFKRVPADADG, from the coding sequence ATGGAGCGAGTGAGACCGCAGGCCGAATCGCTGCGCGAGCAGGCATTGGGCATCATCCGCGATGCCATCACCTCCGGTGAGCTCGCCGAGGATCGCATCTATTCAGCAGCGGGCCTGGCCAAGCAGCTCGGCATCTCACTCAGTCCGGTGCGCGAGGCGATGATGGCGCTCGTCACCGAGGGGACCGTCGAAGCCGTGCCCAATCGCGGCTTCCGTCTGGTCACCATCACCGAGGCGGACCTCGAGGAGATCATCGCCATCCGCGTTCTCCTCGCCGTCCCCGCCGCCCGCAGCCTGGCCGAGGCCGGCAGCGAAGACATCGTCGGTCGCAACCAGCGGGCAGGTGAGGATGCGGCGAGCGGATCGGCGACGAAGGCCGTTGCGGTGACCCGACTGCGCGGTCTCGCCGAAGCGACCGTGACAGCGGTCGAAGCCGGCGACTACGCCGAGTTCTATACGCAGGACCGCAGGTTCCATGAGGCTCTGCTCGAGCACGGACTCGGCGGGCGCGCCGCCGCGATCAGCCTGCGCCTGCGCGATCAGTCGCGCCTCTACCGACGCCAGGATCAGATCGGGGCCATCGCGGAAGATTCCGCTCGCGAACTGCCGAAGATCGTCGACCTCATCGAGTCCGGGAACGCCGCGGAGGCGGCCGAGCTCGTCACGTCGAACCTCTACTTCTTCAAACGCGTCCCGGCTGACGCCGACGGCTGA
- a CDS encoding tripartite tricarboxylate transporter permease — MALLAGVLFTGIGLISGTDETAIVAPLALLVILIGVPPSGVIAFFLAAIIAKHISHAVPTTLLGIPGDTTAVPMLREAQLLRSLGVPHIALQKAISGGVISVAIAVPLSIVFALVLTPFADAIGAAAPWIFIAAAVLVAYTSKGKLAAVVALIPFVLLIVGLQAFILEQKEATFTTSFFLGIATGPLIFDLFSAMSPVGRRTMRQEGKREFNLAPDVRPKGGSRLPNPFKALSGRQLAYTSGSAAITSATFVFSPVAMAVLMGEIVGSRIKNGYERLTTVITVRNGTTESTYIAETLIPLIAIGLPLSPMAAGPAAPLFNAPPVYTLDAEAGTTNNLHDLLTTSQFALFSVIAAIIAVAIAYPFVMTNAHRAATWVMKSVSHEAIIAGFAALICVICLYEGGLLALGVTITVGLVGGLFNRMIGMHAGVQFMGYYVAVLTVPAILAL; from the coding sequence ATGGCGCTCCTAGCCGGAGTCCTCTTCACCGGTATCGGCCTGATCTCAGGCACCGACGAAACTGCGATTGTTGCGCCACTGGCGCTCCTGGTGATCCTGATCGGCGTTCCGCCCTCAGGCGTCATCGCGTTCTTCCTTGCGGCGATCATCGCCAAGCATATTTCCCACGCTGTGCCCACTACGCTTCTGGGCATACCAGGGGATACCACCGCCGTTCCTATGTTGCGCGAAGCTCAGCTTCTGCGCTCCCTGGGCGTCCCTCACATTGCCTTGCAGAAAGCGATCTCTGGCGGGGTGATATCGGTTGCGATAGCAGTACCGCTCTCAATTGTCTTTGCTCTCGTACTCACGCCATTCGCCGACGCGATCGGTGCCGCCGCTCCTTGGATCTTTATCGCGGCAGCCGTCCTCGTCGCCTATACCTCAAAGGGAAAGCTGGCCGCCGTTGTAGCGCTCATTCCTTTCGTTCTGCTCATCGTCGGCCTCCAGGCCTTCATCTTGGAGCAGAAGGAAGCGACTTTCACGACGTCGTTCTTCTTGGGGATCGCCACGGGTCCACTGATCTTCGATCTGTTCTCTGCAATGTCGCCTGTCGGCCGTCGGACAATGCGTCAGGAAGGCAAGCGAGAGTTCAATCTAGCTCCTGATGTTCGGCCGAAAGGTGGCAGTAGACTGCCTAACCCCTTCAAGGCGCTAAGCGGCCGACAACTCGCCTACACGAGCGGATCGGCAGCGATTACCAGCGCCACTTTCGTGTTCTCACCGGTCGCGATGGCTGTGCTTATGGGCGAAATCGTCGGCAGCCGGATCAAGAACGGTTACGAGCGGCTGACCACTGTCATCACTGTCAGGAATGGAACTACGGAATCGACCTATATCGCCGAGACCCTCATCCCGCTCATCGCCATCGGCCTGCCGCTCTCACCCATGGCCGCCGGGCCCGCGGCACCCCTGTTCAACGCCCCGCCGGTCTACACCCTCGACGCCGAGGCGGGGACGACGAACAATCTCCACGACCTGCTCACGACTAGTCAGTTCGCTCTCTTCTCCGTTATCGCGGCGATCATCGCCGTCGCCATCGCCTACCCTTTCGTGATGACGAACGCTCACCGAGCGGCGACCTGGGTGATGAAGTCGGTCTCCCACGAGGCGATCATCGCCGGGTTCGCAGCTCTCATCTGCGTCATCTGCCTCTATGAAGGCGGTCTGCTGGCGCTCGGAGTGACGATCACTGTCGGACTCGTCGGGGGACTGTTCAACCGGATGATCGGCATGCATGCCGGTGTCCAGTTCATGGGCTACTACGTCGCCGTGCTCACCGTGCCCGCGATCCTCGCACTCTGA
- a CDS encoding proline racemase family protein, which produces MTGSPCGSGTAARVAALHAAGELRPGQTLVHESIVGTTFRARVLEETDDGVVPVVTGSAYRVATSTFEVDPLDDLVPGFVLR; this is translated from the coding sequence ATGACCGGCTCTCCGTGCGGGTCGGGAACGGCGGCTCGCGTCGCCGCCCTCCATGCCGCCGGTGAGCTTCGCCCGGGGCAGACGCTCGTCCATGAGTCGATCGTCGGCACGACGTTCCGGGCGCGAGTGCTCGAAGAGACCGATGACGGCGTCGTCCCGGTCGTCACCGGCAGCGCCTACCGGGTGGCCACCTCGACGTTCGAGGTCGACCCGCTCGATGATCTCGTGCCCGGGTTCGTGCTGCGGTGA
- a CDS encoding LysR family transcriptional regulator — MEPLDTRGLTALRAVADTGSVAAASAALQWSQPTVNHHLRNLERALGATLLDRTPRGSQPTTVGSLVVTRAVEILGLCQRLGAEVALWRESQAVPVRIGAVPTVGARVIPRLHDQLQARPRWQTRDEAVAGDRTDVLTAALDVTMDEHAKLVSRLESGDLDLALLVSTDLERTWIPATLTAAHLYSERLYLCVPKTIGPIGVDDHGRPDLTALVSQTWAFSIDPGDAIDEVVRSFCLSAGFEPRVGMRMDDYAAINRMISAGLAVAMIPESSLSTDPDITVIPMPLSDCRRDVLLVSRSSRPQGRARHDPIVDAHHSAIAEVVTDVRTVTRQWR; from the coding sequence ATGGAACCACTCGATACCCGCGGCCTCACCGCTCTGCGCGCCGTGGCCGACACCGGATCCGTCGCCGCGGCCTCTGCCGCGCTGCAGTGGAGCCAGCCGACGGTGAATCATCATCTGCGCAATCTCGAGCGTGCCCTCGGCGCGACTCTGCTCGATCGCACACCGCGCGGATCACAGCCGACGACCGTGGGCAGCCTCGTAGTGACCCGAGCCGTGGAGATCCTCGGACTGTGCCAGCGCCTCGGTGCCGAGGTGGCTCTCTGGCGGGAATCTCAGGCCGTGCCGGTGCGCATCGGGGCCGTGCCCACCGTCGGTGCTCGCGTCATCCCGCGCCTCCACGATCAGCTGCAGGCTCGCCCGAGGTGGCAGACCCGTGACGAGGCGGTCGCCGGCGACCGGACCGACGTGCTCACCGCGGCCCTGGATGTGACGATGGATGAACACGCGAAGCTCGTCTCCCGACTCGAGTCCGGGGACCTCGACCTCGCCCTGCTCGTGTCGACCGATCTCGAACGAACGTGGATCCCGGCGACGCTGACCGCCGCCCACCTGTATTCGGAGCGGCTGTACCTGTGCGTGCCGAAGACCATCGGACCGATCGGCGTCGACGATCATGGCCGACCCGACCTCACAGCGCTTGTCTCCCAGACCTGGGCATTCAGCATCGACCCCGGTGACGCCATCGACGAGGTGGTCCGCTCCTTCTGTCTGAGCGCCGGGTTCGAACCCCGCGTGGGGATGAGGATGGATGACTATGCGGCCATCAACCGGATGATCTCGGCCGGTCTGGCGGTGGCGATGATCCCCGAATCATCGCTGTCGACCGACCCGGACATCACCGTCATCCCGATGCCGCTCAGCGACTGCCGCCGTGACGTCCTGCTCGTCTCCAGGTCCTCGCGGCCACAGGGGCGTGCCCGTCATGATCCGATCGTCGATGCGCACCATTCCGCCATCGCCGAGGTGGTCACCGACGTCCGTACCGTCACCCGGCAGTGGCGGTGA
- a CDS encoding proline racemase family protein — MDFHTAGEPFRIVAEPPVEIPGASVAERRELAVPGSEVNDLRRLLCFEPRGHTDMYGGFITEPDDGGADFGVLFWHKDGFSTACGHGTMALGAWAVSSGIVAVDPSGTTEVTIDVPSGRVRAQVHTAAEGRATSVDFVNVPSRLVASGLTVDTSLGQVTVDLAWGGAIYALVDVAQLGAVAGSTQDAEVGHLGEVSCEVVPENLTALIAVGREVKAGLADHPGTVHPEDDRLSVRVGNGGSRRRPPCRR; from the coding sequence GTGGACTTCCATACTGCCGGCGAACCGTTCCGAATCGTCGCCGAACCCCCGGTCGAGATCCCCGGCGCGAGCGTGGCAGAACGGCGGGAACTGGCCGTGCCGGGCTCGGAAGTCAATGATCTGCGCAGACTGCTGTGCTTCGAACCGCGCGGTCATACGGACATGTACGGCGGATTCATCACCGAACCCGATGACGGTGGGGCTGACTTCGGGGTCCTGTTCTGGCACAAGGACGGCTTCTCCACGGCCTGTGGCCACGGGACGATGGCGCTCGGCGCATGGGCAGTGTCCTCTGGGATCGTCGCCGTCGATCCGTCCGGGACCACGGAGGTCACGATCGACGTGCCCTCGGGTCGAGTGCGCGCGCAGGTGCACACGGCCGCCGAGGGGCGGGCCACCTCGGTGGACTTCGTCAACGTGCCCAGCCGGCTCGTCGCCTCGGGGCTCACTGTGGATACGAGCCTGGGCCAGGTGACGGTCGATCTCGCGTGGGGTGGGGCGATCTACGCGCTCGTCGACGTCGCGCAGTTGGGTGCCGTCGCCGGTTCCACCCAGGACGCCGAGGTGGGCCACCTCGGTGAGGTGAGTTGCGAAGTCGTGCCCGAGAACCTCACCGCGCTCATCGCCGTGGGTAGGGAGGTCAAGGCGGGTCTTGCCGATCATCCGGGCACCGTCCACCCCGAGGATGACCGGCTCTCCGTGCGGGTCGGGAACGGCGGCTCGCGTCGCCGCCCTCCATGCCGCCGGTGA
- a CDS encoding aminotransferase class I/II-fold pyridoxal phosphate-dependent enzyme, translating to MTVHQDSPMPPAPHSSSGSPMHPALTQSRAPYAEALAHAADRNSLFLSTPGHGGTTEGISAGQAEFFGEHTLSLDIPPLFDGIDLGVDTPKDEALQLAAEAWGARRTWFLTNGSSQGNRMAALAIGTLGSGVVAQRSAHSSFIDGIVLAGLNPGFVYPNVDEVNGIAHGVTPDALRRAIRNHPEPVTAVYLVTPSYFGAVADVEALAEAAHEAGAALIIDAAWGAHFGFHPDLPDSPVTQGADIVIMSTHKLAGSLTQSALLHLGDTEFADRLEPALARAFMMTASTSENAHLMASIDLARRALMTSTEAITDSLENIRHIRAQIEATDRYHLLSGEFLGHADVVDIDPFRLPIDITATGLDGHTVRKRLAEEFDIFPEMSTATTLVALIGIGKSPDIGRLIDALETLRLETADSATVTSPAVALPPLPTAGRLAMTPREAYFADSELVTAAEAVGRVSVSSLAAYPPGIPNVLPGEEITADTVDFLQAVAASPSGHVRGAVDPGLETYRVIRN from the coding sequence ATGACCGTGCACCAGGACTCCCCCATGCCCCCGGCCCCGCACTCCTCCTCGGGGTCGCCGATGCATCCTGCCCTCACGCAGTCCCGCGCGCCCTACGCCGAAGCTCTGGCGCACGCGGCCGACCGCAACTCGCTGTTCCTGTCCACCCCCGGGCACGGAGGCACGACCGAGGGCATCTCCGCAGGTCAAGCCGAATTCTTCGGCGAGCACACCCTCTCCCTGGACATCCCCCCGCTCTTCGACGGAATCGACCTCGGCGTCGACACCCCGAAGGACGAAGCCCTGCAATTGGCCGCCGAGGCCTGGGGCGCCCGCCGCACCTGGTTCCTCACCAACGGCTCCTCGCAGGGCAACCGCATGGCCGCCCTTGCCATCGGCACCCTCGGGTCCGGCGTCGTCGCCCAACGCAGCGCGCATTCGAGCTTCATCGACGGCATCGTGCTGGCCGGCCTCAACCCCGGCTTCGTCTACCCCAACGTCGACGAAGTCAACGGCATCGCCCACGGCGTCACCCCCGACGCCCTGCGCCGGGCCATCCGCAACCACCCCGAGCCCGTGACCGCCGTCTACCTCGTCACCCCGAGCTACTTCGGCGCCGTGGCCGACGTCGAAGCCCTCGCCGAGGCGGCCCACGAAGCAGGTGCCGCACTGATCATCGACGCCGCCTGGGGTGCCCACTTCGGCTTCCACCCAGACCTGCCGGACTCCCCCGTCACCCAGGGCGCCGACATCGTCATCATGAGCACGCACAAACTCGCGGGCTCGCTCACCCAGTCCGCACTGCTCCACCTCGGCGACACCGAATTCGCCGATCGCCTCGAACCGGCGCTGGCCCGGGCCTTCATGATGACCGCCTCGACGAGCGAGAACGCTCACCTCATGGCCTCGATCGACCTCGCCCGCCGCGCGCTCATGACCTCGACCGAGGCGATCACGGACTCGCTGGAGAACATCCGCCACATCCGCGCGCAGATCGAAGCCACCGACCGCTACCACCTGCTGTCCGGCGAGTTCCTCGGCCATGCCGACGTCGTCGACATCGACCCGTTCCGCCTGCCCATCGACATCACCGCCACCGGACTCGACGGCCACACGGTGCGCAAACGCCTGGCCGAGGAATTCGACATCTTCCCCGAGATGTCGACGGCGACCACCCTCGTCGCCCTCATCGGCATCGGAAAGTCCCCGGACATCGGCCGCCTCATCGATGCCCTGGAGACCCTGCGCCTCGAAACCGCGGACTCCGCCACGGTGACGAGCCCGGCAGTCGCTCTCCCGCCGCTGCCGACGGCCGGCCGGTTGGCGATGACCCCGCGGGAGGCGTATTTCGCCGATTCCGAACTCGTCACCGCCGCCGAGGCGGTCGGACGAGTGAGCGTGAGCTCGCTGGCCGCGTACCCACCCGGCATCCCCAATGTCCTGCCCGGCGAGGAGATCACCGCCGATACCGTCGACTTCCTCCAGGCCGTGGCAGCGAGCCCGTCCGGTCACGTCCGCGGCGCCGTCGATCCCGGACTCGAGACCTATCGGGTCATCAGGAACTGA